From the Hoplias malabaricus isolate fHopMal1 chromosome 6, fHopMal1.hap1, whole genome shotgun sequence genome, the window CACCATAATCAATGTCAAAGGTCAACGTCATTCAAGATCAATATAAGAGCTTGAGACTTACGTGATGCTGTTCTGGTGGAGGGTTTCCAGGGTGCTATTGCGGTCTTCAGTGGTGGCTCTCTTGTCCATGTTGCGAAAGCGCTCCATGGCAGAGATGTTGCGCTGAATGCTCTGCTTTGGAATGTCCAACTTTGATATGAAGGTCAAGGTGCCACCATCATCAAAACTAAACAGCATTGGGCAGCAATCATGACccttcagagttaaaaaaaaaaaaaaaaaacacaattgcaAGTTGAGTCCTAAAATATGGCATATTTACAGTGTCATCACTGCAAATCAATGTAAACTTACAGCTGCAACAATGTTGTTCTCTGAAACAAAGGTGACACTCAGAAGAGCAAGGAATTCCGTTTTCAGTTGGCTTGGCctataaaataacaaatgtgTATATCTCTTgccaaaatatgaatataaatacattttgcaattttaacatttaaataaagaaaattaaataagaaGTTATGACAAACACTCACGTTGAGCTCTTTGTGGGATCCACCACAGTCACAGTGCTGTCATGGCTGACCCAGGCCAGTCTGTTCCCACTGGCTGAGAAACAAACACTGTGGACCCATCCTCCACTGCCTGCCCCACCAAATTCTGCCATTACTTGCCCAAATGGCATCTTGGACCCCCATGGAGTTGGAGCTGGCTTCTCATCCACTTCCTTGATGTATGCagaaaataccctagaaataaAAACGACACAAGCTAACTATAGAGGACCAAAGTCAGTACAAGGAtttaattcaatgttttttcCATGACAACGTAGTTTTATATTGTATTCAGTCAAGCTAGTCATAACGGGAATAGTGGATAGAACGAAAGGTAATCGAGTATCTTACCTGCATTTGAAGTCACATGACCCAGCTGCCAGAAGTACATTGTTTGGATGCCAGTCAAGACTAAGGACAGTGGAGCGGATAGGCTTCTTGATGTGTTTGCTCACCCACCTTAAAGAGAAGACCATATATAAGCTTTGAGCAGATTAAGTGTAATGTACTCTGAATGTCTCAAAAATGCTTGCTAGATGTAAAAGTATGTTCCATGTTTAGAGgtgaaaaataaattagaaTGCCTTGTAAAAAATTCCAAGTTATTGTTGTACTTGACTTACCAGTCATTCTCAGACTCAAAGTAGCAAACTGATATGAGGCGAGCTCCACTGCCCACTGCAAATTTGTTTTCCAGCGGAGACCACTTCACAAACGTGGCAGCACGGTTGATCCTGAGGATGACAAGAGTGGGCTTCCACACACCGTCCTTCTGGCTCCACACATAGGCGTTGCGATCTGCTCCACAAGTTACAATCCGATCGCTTTTAGGAGCCCAGTCAATGCCTGAAAgtattcattaaaataattatgagTTGACACCAAACCAAGCTGTGTCATGTTCCCAAATATGTTGGCATAATAATCAGAGAGTGTGCTTACCGGTAATGTGACCATTgtgttcttttaattcatgtGCTTTCACCCACTGATTTCCACTCTTCTTGTATATATGAACCTCATGATTATTTGGACTGATAGCAATTTCTGAAGGAAACAAGTCAACAAGCAAACTTAACCACTGCTCATATTAAATAGTAAATATCTAGCAACAGTCCAAGTCTAAGGTGATAATCTAAGATGAAGGAATCAGTGGCTTACGGGTCCTGTCCCTGTTCCATGCATGGCATGTGATGGGCTCCAAGAGAAACTGGTGAAgtgacattttctttttccacttttttttttccaacccTGAATGGAAAAACAAAGTAATTACTCAGGTGTGATCAGCATGAAAATCTTTAACCTAGAGTTGAGGTGTCTCAACTCTTAAGTAACAAGACAGTATTGCTATTGGAAACTAAGGAAATC encodes:
- the arpc1a gene encoding actin-related protein 2/3 complex subunit 1A yields the protein MSLHQFLLEPITCHAWNRDRTQIAISPNNHEVHIYKKSGNQWVKAHELKEHNGHITGIDWAPKSDRIVTCGADRNAYVWSQKDGVWKPTLVILRINRAATFVKWSPLENKFAVGSGARLISVCYFESENDWWVSKHIKKPIRSTVLSLDWHPNNVLLAAGSCDFKCRVFSAYIKEVDEKPAPTPWGSKMPFGQVMAEFGGAGSGGWVHSVCFSASGNRLAWVSHDSTVTVVDPTKSSTPSQLKTEFLALLSVTFVSENNIVAAGHDCCPMLFSFDDGGTLTFISKLDIPKQSIQRNISAMERFRNMDKRATTEDRNSTLETLHQNSITQVSIYEGDKRDCRKFCTTGIDGAMTIWDFKTLESSIQGLRIM